A single genomic interval of Chloroflexota bacterium harbors:
- a CDS encoding SDR family oxidoreductase — protein MKPQMPIHPELEGKIVVVTGGARGMGRAYVEGFLEAKARVVALDKTWAGDEPFRAELDKNQNALALETDVTQDADVDRAYQSVLDRFGTTDVLINNAALLQMRLVNETGRVTTLETTDEHWQQSFGVNVFGLLKVTRRFVKPMIEKRRGSIINIVSSGILHFSHGGAYTALRPNSREMPYMSAKAAVATMSFYLADEIKEHNVAVNILIPGHTRASWYDDTVRVRIARGAQPGPRPMMASHIVPIAMWLATQDASGVTGKMFDVMTWNIEHGLGGPEVWQDMAMPPDLEQAFAAQAARGAPRP, from the coding sequence GTGAAACCCCAGATGCCGATTCATCCCGAGCTCGAAGGGAAAATTGTTGTCGTGACCGGGGGCGCCCGGGGGATGGGGCGCGCTTACGTCGAGGGTTTTCTGGAAGCGAAGGCGCGCGTAGTGGCGCTCGACAAGACTTGGGCGGGCGACGAGCCGTTCCGGGCCGAACTGGACAAGAACCAGAACGCCCTTGCCCTCGAGACGGACGTCACGCAGGACGCCGACGTCGACCGGGCGTACCAGTCGGTCCTCGATCGCTTCGGTACCACGGACGTGCTCATCAACAACGCCGCGCTCTTGCAAATGCGGCTTGTGAACGAGACCGGCCGGGTAACGACCCTCGAGACGACCGACGAGCACTGGCAGCAGAGCTTTGGCGTGAACGTCTTCGGCCTACTCAAGGTCACCCGGCGGTTCGTCAAGCCCATGATCGAGAAGCGGCGCGGCAGCATCATCAACATCGTGAGCAGCGGCATCCTGCATTTCTCGCACGGCGGCGCCTACACCGCTCTGCGCCCGAATTCACGAGAGATGCCGTACATGTCCGCCAAGGCCGCCGTCGCGACCATGAGCTTCTATCTGGCGGACGAGATCAAGGAGCACAACGTCGCCGTCAACATCCTCATCCCAGGCCACACCCGCGCATCCTGGTACGATGACACCGTTCGCGTTCGCATCGCCCGGGGCGCCCAGCCCGGGCCTCGACCGATGATGGCCTCCCACATCGTGCCCATCGCCATGTGGCTGGCGACCCAGGACGCGTCCGGGGTCACGGGCAAGATGTTCGACGTCATGACCTGGAACATCGAGCATGGGCTCGGTGGACCCGAGGTTTGGCAGGACATGGCGATGCCGCCGGATCTCGAGCAAGCCTTCGCTGCCCAGGCAGCGAGAGGCGCCCCTCGGCCCTAA